One genomic region from Spirosoma sp. KCTC 42546 encodes:
- a CDS encoding class I adenylate-forming enzyme family protein has translation MYPLTINQWLTQHAQFRPNHLAFVFGDTRLTFAELNRSVNRMANALRAAGIGKGDKVATVLPNSRELYEAFWAVAKLGAVLVPMSPMVRGRGLVNLLTDADSSLVLTDTLHAPFLDEVRNDLLVATDNYWLTDGELPGWQSYPALREAASLTEPSSPDLSGDDLYNIMYSSGTTGLPKGIMHSHFVRSMYGSLFANAFRIRPESVVMHSGSIVFNGAMLTFMPAMFIGCTYVLLKEFSVQPVLTSMAQEGVTHTILVPTQLAACLRYPEFTMESLPAVEYILSVGAPLLNDPKAELIRRFPNTFYELYGLTEGFMTVLDKTVSAEKTGSVGRPIWFSEMKIVDDRGSELPSGEVGEIIGRAPFLTSGYYKKPDQTADALRNGWLYTGDLGYVDDDGYLFLAGRKKDLIISGGVNVYPKDIEEIIIRHPAVAEVAVFGVPHTDWGETPIAAVRLVEEVAVQELKDWVNNHIEARYQRISAVMQVDEFPKNVAGKILKAELQAWYNEM, from the coding sequence ATGTACCCCCTTACTATCAACCAGTGGCTAACGCAGCACGCTCAGTTTCGACCCAATCATCTGGCGTTCGTCTTTGGTGATACACGCCTTACGTTTGCGGAGTTGAACCGGAGTGTTAATCGGATGGCGAATGCGTTGCGGGCTGCTGGTATCGGTAAAGGTGATAAAGTGGCTACCGTGCTGCCCAATAGTCGTGAGCTGTATGAGGCCTTCTGGGCGGTGGCCAAGCTGGGCGCGGTACTCGTGCCGATGAGCCCCATGGTACGGGGTCGGGGGCTGGTAAACCTGCTCACTGATGCCGACTCTAGTCTAGTCCTGACGGACACACTTCACGCGCCTTTCCTGGACGAGGTTCGAAACGACTTACTTGTGGCTACGGATAACTATTGGCTAACTGACGGTGAGCTACCAGGCTGGCAATCGTATCCTGCGTTGCGGGAAGCGGCTTCTTTAACGGAACCTTCCTCTCCCGACCTGAGTGGTGATGATCTGTACAATATCATGTACAGCAGCGGGACAACCGGACTGCCCAAGGGAATTATGCATTCCCATTTTGTCCGGTCAATGTACGGATCATTGTTTGCTAACGCCTTCCGCATCCGGCCCGAAAGCGTTGTCATGCACTCCGGTTCCATTGTGTTTAATGGGGCCATGCTGACCTTTATGCCGGCTATGTTCATTGGCTGCACCTATGTGTTGCTGAAGGAGTTTTCGGTTCAGCCGGTTCTGACAAGTATGGCTCAGGAAGGCGTAACACATACTATTCTGGTGCCTACCCAACTGGCGGCCTGCCTTCGTTACCCGGAATTTACCATGGAGTCGTTGCCAGCTGTTGAGTATATTCTGTCGGTGGGAGCACCTTTGTTGAACGACCCGAAAGCGGAATTAATTAGGCGCTTCCCGAATACATTCTATGAGTTATACGGCCTTACAGAAGGCTTCATGACGGTTTTGGACAAGACGGTTTCGGCCGAAAAGACCGGCTCTGTGGGTCGCCCAATCTGGTTTTCGGAAATGAAAATTGTGGACGACCGCGGTAGCGAACTCCCTTCGGGTGAGGTCGGCGAAATTATTGGCCGGGCTCCTTTTCTAACGTCAGGCTACTACAAAAAGCCAGATCAAACCGCCGATGCGCTACGCAATGGCTGGCTGTACACCGGCGACCTGGGTTATGTTGACGACGATGGCTATCTCTTCCTGGCAGGTCGAAAGAAAGACCTGATCATTTCGGGTGGGGTAAACGTTTATCCAAAAGATATCGAAGAGATCATCATTCGTCATCCGGCGGTGGCCGAGGTGGCCGTGTTTGGTGTACCGCATACTGATTGGGGCGAAACGCCCATAGCTGCTGTCAGATTGGTTGAGGAGGTTGCTGTTCAAGAACTGAAAGACTGGGTCAATAACCACATAGAGGCCAGGTATCAGCGGATTTCGGCGGTGATGCAGGTCGATGAATTTCCGAAGAACGTAGCCGGGAAAATTCTGAAAGCTGAATTACAAGCGTGGTATAATGAAATGTAG
- a CDS encoding MFS transporter, protein MSNYRWRIVVLLFIATTINYLDRQVISLLKPTLETVFNWTETDYSHIVMAFQAAYAFSYVVFGRLIDIIGTKLGYTIAVFLWSIAAMLHGLATSTFGFGFYRALLGLGEGGNFPAAIKTVAEWFPRKERALATGIFNSGTNIGAVVAPILVPWVLGVYGWEMAFVLTGLVGFIWVVFWWWSYDNPQRHKKLSAEELVYITSDVESNSGESVRWVDLLRYKQTWAFILGKLFTDPVWWFFLFWLPSYFASSFNLDLKKPSLPLIFVYTAATLGSVGGGYLSGYFIRRGWTINRSRKTAMMLYALCIVPIVLTRYATSIWEVVGLLSLAVAAHQAWSANLFTLVSDMFPKNAVSSVVGLGGMAGSLGGLCFPIVVGALLDTYKAQGDITIGYNYLFLICGSAYLLAWLCIHLFAPKLKPIESIER, encoded by the coding sequence ATGAGCAACTACCGCTGGCGAATTGTCGTACTGTTGTTCATAGCAACGACCATAAACTATCTGGACCGGCAGGTGATCAGCCTGCTCAAGCCTACTTTAGAAACCGTTTTCAACTGGACCGAAACCGATTACAGTCATATTGTGATGGCGTTTCAGGCGGCCTACGCCTTCAGTTACGTCGTCTTCGGTCGACTGATTGACATTATTGGAACCAAACTGGGGTATACCATCGCCGTTTTTCTGTGGAGTATAGCCGCTATGCTGCATGGTCTGGCAACCAGCACCTTCGGATTCGGGTTTTACCGTGCCCTGCTGGGTTTGGGTGAAGGGGGGAACTTCCCGGCTGCCATTAAAACGGTGGCAGAGTGGTTTCCCCGCAAGGAACGGGCGCTGGCAACGGGTATCTTTAACTCGGGTACCAATATTGGTGCGGTGGTAGCACCTATTCTGGTACCCTGGGTGCTGGGCGTTTACGGCTGGGAAATGGCGTTTGTGTTAACGGGTTTGGTTGGTTTTATCTGGGTTGTTTTCTGGTGGTGGAGCTACGATAATCCGCAACGCCATAAGAAGCTGTCGGCAGAGGAACTGGTCTATATTACCAGCGATGTGGAAAGCAATTCAGGGGAATCGGTACGATGGGTTGATTTGCTTCGGTATAAACAAACCTGGGCGTTCATTTTGGGTAAGCTATTTACCGATCCGGTCTGGTGGTTTTTCCTGTTCTGGCTGCCCTCGTACTTTGCGTCTTCCTTCAATCTGGACCTGAAAAAGCCCAGCCTACCACTCATTTTTGTGTATACCGCGGCTACACTCGGTAGCGTTGGTGGTGGCTATTTGTCCGGGTATTTCATACGCCGGGGCTGGACCATCAACCGATCCAGAAAAACGGCCATGATGCTCTATGCGCTATGCATTGTGCCAATTGTGTTGACCCGTTATGCCACATCAATCTGGGAAGTAGTTGGGTTGCTTAGTCTGGCCGTTGCGGCTCACCAGGCCTGGAGCGCCAATCTGTTTACGCTGGTATCGGATATGTTTCCTAAAAATGCGGTTAGTTCGGTGGTAGGGCTTGGCGGTATGGCAGGCTCATTAGGCGGGCTCTGTTTTCCGATTGTTGTGGGTGCGCTGCTGGATACTTATAAGGCGCAGGGGGACATTACCATTGGATATAATTATCTGTTTTTGATCTGCGGTAGTGCGTATCTGCTGGCCTGGTTGTGTATTCATCTGTTTGCGCCCAAGTTGAAGCCAATTGAGTCGATAGAACGCTGA